From a single Arvicanthis niloticus isolate mArvNil1 chromosome 19, mArvNil1.pat.X, whole genome shotgun sequence genomic region:
- the Cdk7 gene encoding cyclin-dependent kinase 7 isoform X3: protein METDLEVIIKDSSLVLTPSHIKAYMLMTLQGLEYLHQHWILHRDLKPNNLLLDENGVLKLADFGLAKSFGSPNRAYTHQVVTRWYRAPELLFGARMYGVGVDMWAVGCILAELLLRVPFLPGDSDLDQLTRIFETLGTPTEEQWPDMCSLPDYVTFKSFPGIPLQHIFIAAGDDLLDLIQGLFLFNPCTRITASQALKTKYFSNRPGPTPGCQLPRPNCPAEALKEQSNPTMTTKRKRTEALEQGILPKKLIF, encoded by the exons GTTATAATAAAGGATAGCAGTCTTGTGTTGACACCATCCCACATTAAAGCCTACATGTTGATGACTCTTCAGGGCTTAGAATATTTACATCAGCATTGGATTCTACACAGG GATCTAAAACCAAACAACTTGTTGTTAGATGAGAATGGAGTTCTGAAACTGGCAGATTTTGGCCTGGCCAAATCATTTGGGAGCCCGAATAGGGCTTACACACATCAAGTTGTGACCAG ATGGTACCGGGCCCCTGAGTTATTGTTTGGAGCTAGGATGTATGGTGTGGGAGTGGACATGTGGGCTGTTGGTTGTATATTAGCAGAACTGCTTCTAAGG gttccTTTTTTGCCTGGAGATTCAGACCTTGATCAGCTAACAAGAATATTTGAGACTTTGGGTACACCAACTGAAGAACAGTGGCCT GACATGTGTAGTCTTCCAGATTATGTGACGTTTAAGAGTTTCCCTGGGATCCCACTGCAGCACATCTTTATAGCAGCTGGAGACGACCTGCTGGATCTCATCCAAGGCTTGTTCCTGTTTAACCCGTGCACTAGGATTACGGCCTCACAG gcACTGAAGACCAAGTACTTCAGTAATCGTCCAGGGCCAACACCTGGATGCCAGCTTCCAAGACCAAACTGTCCAGCAGAAGCCTTAAAGGAACAGTCGAATCCAACCATGACAACAAAACGGAAAAGGACAGAGGCCTTAGAACAAG GAATATTGCCCAAGAAGCTAATTTTTTAG